A stretch of the uncultured Desulfobacter sp. genome encodes the following:
- a CDS encoding TIGR00730 family Rossman fold protein: MKKICVYCGSSDGTRPEYRQATADLGRAMVEKNLDLVYGGAGVGLMGTLADTVLSGGGRVTGVIPESLINREISHPGLTELVVVGSMHERKSMMADLSDAFIALPGGIGTMDELFEILTWAHLGIHKKPCALLNMVGYYDHLNAFVQHGVDQGFIRKETAAKLIIQDDPESLLDLFMKG; encoded by the coding sequence ATGAAAAAAATATGTGTGTACTGCGGTTCAAGTGACGGGACCCGCCCTGAATACAGACAGGCCACAGCCGACCTTGGCAGAGCCATGGTAGAAAAAAATTTGGACCTGGTTTACGGTGGCGCCGGCGTGGGACTTATGGGTACACTGGCTGATACTGTTCTCAGCGGCGGTGGCAGGGTCACAGGTGTCATACCCGAATCCCTGATAAACCGGGAAATCAGCCATCCCGGCTTAACAGAACTTGTGGTTGTGGGCTCCATGCATGAAAGAAAATCCATGATGGCCGATCTGTCGGACGCATTCATTGCACTTCCCGGCGGTATAGGCACCATGGACGAGCTTTTTGAAATACTGACCTGGGCTCATTTAGGGATTCATAAAAAGCCTTGTGCGTTGCTCAACATGGTCGGATATTATGATCATCTTAATGCGTTTGTGCAGCATGGCGTTGACCAAGGGTTCATCAGAAAAGAGACAGCAGCAAAACTTATTATTCAAGATGACCCTGAGTCGCTGCTGGATTTGTTTATGAAAGGTTAA
- a CDS encoding aminopeptidase P family protein: protein MNTHDKLSLLRRKMDEAGVSAVIIPNADPHQSEYLAEHWQALKWLTGFSGSAGTAVVTKKQAGMWTDFRYWIQAAAQLDGFELFKQGDTDVPSFDKWLAQSLPAKDRVAIDGKMMSAAQAGRLKNKFTQKGIVLDTTMDLISDLWQDRPPKPRTPAFELDVIYAGETRKEKFSRIRKKMADYNADCHVLAALDDIAWTFNLRGEDIHTNPVNLAFALITRETISLFIDSDKVSPALETALKTDGVDVFDYDNFYKTIQDIDKKSRILLDPESVSDFIYQAIETHSDIIDMPNPTVMFKCRKNDVETSHIRETAVKDGRAVVNFLHWLDTSDAPKTEISAADQLLKFRKEQEAFIHASFDSIMAFKEHSAICHYSADPDTDLPLSPDAMFLTDSGGNYLTGTTDITRTVHLGSPTSQEIRDYTLVLKAHIAVATARFPTTARGYQIDAMARRHLWQQGLDFGHGTGHGVGFFLCVHEGPARLSTLPVDIALRPGMLLTNEPGLYREGQYGIRLENMVLVVEDEETQFGKFLKFENMTFCHFERSLMDKTLLSLAEINWVNAYHQMVYERLAPGLDVPVLKWLEHKTKPL from the coding sequence TTGAATACACACGATAAGCTTAGCCTTCTGAGACGAAAAATGGATGAGGCCGGGGTCAGTGCAGTAATCATTCCCAATGCAGACCCCCATCAAAGCGAATATCTGGCCGAACACTGGCAGGCCCTGAAATGGCTGACCGGATTTTCCGGTTCTGCCGGAACAGCAGTGGTCACAAAAAAACAGGCCGGAATGTGGACGGATTTTCGCTATTGGATCCAGGCTGCTGCCCAACTGGACGGTTTTGAACTTTTCAAGCAAGGAGATACAGATGTCCCCTCCTTTGACAAATGGCTGGCCCAGTCGTTGCCTGCCAAAGACCGAGTTGCCATAGACGGCAAAATGATGTCCGCGGCCCAGGCCGGCAGACTGAAAAATAAATTTACACAAAAGGGAATTGTTTTGGACACTACCATGGATCTGATTTCCGATCTGTGGCAGGATCGCCCGCCGAAACCCCGAACCCCGGCCTTTGAACTGGATGTCATCTATGCCGGTGAAACCCGGAAAGAAAAATTCTCTCGCATCCGAAAAAAAATGGCGGATTATAATGCCGACTGTCATGTGCTGGCCGCTTTGGATGATATTGCCTGGACCTTTAATTTGCGGGGTGAAGATATCCACACCAATCCCGTAAATCTGGCCTTTGCCCTGATCACCAGGGAGACAATCAGTTTATTCATTGATTCTGACAAGGTTAGTCCGGCACTTGAAACCGCACTTAAAACCGATGGTGTTGATGTATTTGACTACGATAATTTTTATAAAACAATTCAGGATATAGATAAAAAATCCAGGATACTGCTTGATCCCGAAAGCGTTTCAGATTTTATATATCAGGCTATAGAGACGCACTCGGATATCATAGATATGCCAAACCCAACGGTTATGTTTAAATGCCGAAAAAATGATGTTGAAACCTCACATATCCGTGAGACGGCGGTCAAAGACGGACGCGCCGTGGTCAATTTTCTGCACTGGCTTGACACAAGTGATGCGCCCAAAACAGAAATATCAGCGGCAGATCAACTTTTGAAATTTCGCAAAGAACAAGAGGCCTTTATTCACGCTTCCTTTGATTCTATTATGGCGTTCAAGGAACATTCGGCCATCTGCCATTATAGTGCCGATCCTGATACGGATCTGCCCCTGAGCCCTGATGCCATGTTTCTGACCGATTCCGGGGGCAACTACCTGACCGGGACAACGGACATCACACGCACCGTGCACTTAGGATCACCCACAAGTCAGGAAATCCGGGATTACACCCTGGTGCTCAAGGCCCATATTGCCGTTGCAACGGCACGCTTTCCGACCACAGCCAGGGGATACCAGATAGATGCCATGGCCCGCCGCCATTTATGGCAGCAGGGACTGGACTTTGGGCACGGTACAGGCCATGGGGTGGGTTTTTTCCTTTGCGTGCATGAAGGTCCGGCACGTTTAAGCACCCTTCCCGTGGATATCGCGCTTCGCCCGGGAATGCTGTTGACCAACGAGCCCGGCCTATACCGGGAAGGCCAATACGGGATTCGTCTTGAAAATATGGTTCTTGTCGTTGAGGATGAGGAAACTCAATTTGGAAAATTTTTAAAATTTGAAAACATGACCTTTTGCCATTTTGAACGCAGCCTTATGGATAAAACATTGCTGAGCTTGGCGGAAATCAACTGGGTCAATGCATACCACCAAATGGTTTATGAGCGGCTTGCACCTGGCCTTGATGTGCCTGTTCTTAAGTGGCTTGAGCATAAAACCAAGCCTCTCTAA